TCTTCTACGGGGCCTTCCTGTATGGTCAGGGACGCTATGGAGACGCTCGAGAGCAGTTCAGCCGGGCGTCGAAAGATACCGATTTCGAAGACCGCGGGGCGATCTTCTACAATCTGGGTCGCACGCAGGACCAGTTGGGCCAGCATGATGCGGCTGTCAAAAGCTACCGTCGCGCCGTCGAACTTACCCGGAATAATGCCAACTACCTGCTAGCGTTGTCCACATCCCTGATAGAGCAGGGAAACTATGACGATGCGCAGCGTTACTATAGCCGTTTGGCGGGCATGATCCAGCGGGATTCGAAGTTGACCCATTCGCCGGACAGTTTGCTGACGGGCCTCAAACTCGCTCATTACTATGGTGATCAGCATCGGGAAGCCAGCCTGGCTTTACTTCTCCGCAACCAATATCCAGAATCAGAACAACTCAAACAGTACAGAGCACTGATTTCGAATGAATAATGATGATGCCCAGAGACCACCGGAAGCGCCAGCGCTGAACGGAGAAGTCGGGAATCAGCTGCGGAAGGCGCGCGAGGCCAAGGGTATGTCCGTTGCCCAGGTGGCGGATGCCCAGCACCTGCGCCCGTCCGTTATCCAGGCGATTGAAGAAGGTCAATACGAGAAGATTGGCAGCGAGCTCTTTCTGAAGGGCTATGTCAGAACCTACGCCGAGCAGGTTGGTCTGAATCCAGCGGAGGTTATCGAGGCGCTGGACTGGGAACTTGAACCCATGCGCCAGCAGGCCGAAGAAGAACGGCATGAGAACCCGCTCGAGAATATAGAACGGCGCAAGCAGAGAAAACGCAGGGTCGCCCGGTGGGTTATGCTCTCTCTCCTTTTGGTTGCAGTCGTTGGTGTGGGTATTCGCCTGCTGGACAGTAACATGCTTCCCATCGGAGATTGGGTAGGCGGTAATCCGCCTGAAACCGTCGACGAACAGAGCGAAGGGCCGGCTACCGACGATTCGTCATCAATGGAGTCTGGTGCCGACGAGGAGCCGGCCCAGGGCCCGGACGAGGACGTGGCTGGCGTTACGAGCGGTGCTGAGGCGCCCGTCAGTCCGGAAGAAGACGTCTCAGCGACGGACAGCGCCACGATGTCGCCTGAGCCCGAAGCTGTCTCCCAGCCGGAAGCTCGATCGGAAGGTCAATTCGAAGAGAGTGCCGCAGTGCCGGCGCAACCGGAAACGCCGTCGACCGAGGCGGAGCCATCCGAGGCTGCGACACCGCAGGAAGAACCGCTGGTGACGTCACCGGTGCAGGATGAACAGAATGAGCAGGCGCAAGGCGCCGATATTGCTGAAGCCCAAGACACAGCATCCGAGACCGAAACTGCCGACGAGGTAACCACTCCCCCGGAAGAACCCGACGCCACGGCTGACGCGGATGTCCTTTCCGCCAATTTTACCGGCGATTGCTGGGTTTCGGTGGAAAATGGAGCGGGGCAGACGGTGATCGCCTCGCTGAAACGTGCCGGTGATAACCTGAGATATGAAGGGCAGGGGCCATTCCGGGTTGTGCTTGGCGCCGCGGACGCGGCGACGTTGAATTTTAATGGTGAGGTTGTCGACCTGTCGCGCTATCCCGCGCCCAATAATCGGGTCGCCCTGACATTGGGAAACTGATCCAGAATACGGTTCCAGGACGCTATGAAACACGAATCTCCGATCAAGAGACGTAAATCCCGCAAGATTCACGTTGGCTCGGTGCCTGTAGGTGGCGACGCGCCGATTGCGGTGCAAAGCATGACTAACACCGAAACTTGCGATGTGAATGCAACAGTGGCACAGATTGAGGCCCTGCAGCAGGCAGGCGCCGATATCGTACGTGTGTCGGTACCGACAATGGATGCGGCGGAAGCCTTTTCGAAGATCCGTCAGCGCGTTTCGGTACCTTTGGTAGCGGATATCCATTTCGACTACAAGATCGCACTCAAGGTGGCCGAATACGGCGTTGACTGTTTGCGCATCAACCCCGGGAATATAGGCCGGGAAGATCGCGTGCGGGCGGTGATCGATGCGGCAAAGGACCGCAACATCCCTATCCGGATCGGCGTCAATGCTGGCTCGCTGGAAAAGGACCTGCAGAAGAAATACGGCGAGCCCACGCCCGAAGCACTGGTCGAGTCGGCGATGCGTCATATCGACATCCTCGATCGCCACGACTTTCAGGACTTCAAGGTCAGTCTGAAGGCCTCCGAGGTGTTCATGACGGTCGCCGCCTATCGCCAGATAGCCTCGCAAATCGAACAGCCCCTGCATCTGGGCATTACCGAAGCGGGGGGCTTCCGGTCTGGCACGGTGAAGTCGTCGATTGGCCTCGGTATGCTGCTGATGGACGGCATTGGGGACACCATCCGTGTTTCGCTGGCAGCCGACCCCGTGCAGGAAATCAAGGTTGGCTACGACATTCTCAAGAGCCTGCGCCTGCGCGCTCGAGGTATCAATTTCGTAGCCTGCCCAAGCTGCTCACGCCAGAATTTTGATGTGATCCAGACCATGAACGACCTGGAAGCCCGTCTCGAGGATGTGAATACCTCCCTGGATGTGGCCATCATCGGCTGTGTGGTCAACGGCCCCGGTGAGGCCAAGGAAGCCGATCTCGGCCTGACCGGCGGTAGCCCGCGCAACCTGCTCTATCTCGATGGGAAGCCCAACCAGAAGCTCGACAACGAGAATTTGGTGGACAGTCTGGAACGCCTCATCCGGGAAGAAGTGGAACGTCGCAAAGAGCGCGAGGCTGCCGTTATTGCCCGGACACACGATTAACCAAGACGGGTTCGGGCTGACCTGATTCATGCTCACTTCCGGCCAGGCTTGTCTGGCCCGGCCAAGTTCCCGCTGTTTTAACCTCAAGTATTCGATTGGAAAGAACCTTGGCAAAAATCAAAGCAATTCGAGGGATGAATGACATCCTGCCGGATCAATCACCGATCTGGCAGCATCTGGAGCGGACGGTAGGGCGCGTACTCCGAGGCTACGGCTACCAAGAGATCCGCATGCCTATCGTCGAGCAGACCGAGCTGTTCAAGCGTTCCATCGGCGAGGTGACCGACATCGTCGAGAAGGAAATGTACACCTTCGACGATCGCAACGGCGATAGCCTCACGCTGCGCCCGGAGGGCACAGCCGGCTGCGTCCGCGCAGGTGAGGAGCATGGGCTGCTCTTTAACCAGACCCGAAAGCTCTGGTATGCCGGTCCGATGTTCCGGCACGAGCGACCGCAGAAGGGACGCTACCGCCAATTCCACCAGATCGGTGTCGAATGCTTCGGGATGAATGGCCCGGATATCGATGCTGAACTCCTGATCATGACGGCCCGACTCTGGAAAGAACTGGGGTTGGGAGAGCATGTTCGCCTGGAAATCAACTCCATCGGCACGTCTGAGTCCCGCAAGGCCTTCCGAGCGGCTTTGGTCGACTACCTCTCCGGATTCCGAGATCAGCTGGACGAAGATAGCAAGCGTCGGCTCGAAACCAATCCGCTGCGCATTCTCGATTCCAAGGTTCCTGAAACGCAGGCGATTCTAAAGGACGCACCGGATCTTGCAGAATTCCTGGATGAGGATTCCCGGGCCCATTTCGTCGGTTTGCAGCAGCGGTTGGACCTGGCGGATGTTCCGTACACCATCAATTCCCGCCTGGTCCGTGGTCTCGACTATTACGGAAAGACCGTATTCGAGTGGGTCACTGAAAGCCTTGGAGCCCAGGGTACAGTCTGTGCCGGCGGTCGTTATGATGGCCTGGTGGAACAGCTTGGCGGTAAATCGACACCGGCAGTGGGCTTTGCCATGGGTATTGAGCGCCTGGTGTTGATGCTGGACACGCTCGGTGTCGTTCCGCAAACCGTCAACAGCGATGCGGATCTCTATGTCATGGGGATGGGGGAGGCCGGAGAAGCCGACGCCTTGCGGGTTTCCGAGATGCTGCGTGATGCCATGCCTGAGCGCATTATCATGACCCATTGCGGTGGGGGTAGCTTCAAGAGCCAGATGAAAAAGGCCGATCGCAGTGGTGCGCGCTTTGGACTGCTTATCGGTGAGGATGAAGTGGCGTCCAGGACGGTGAGCGTCAAACCCCTGCGTAGCGAAGGCGAGCAACGGTCGGTCGACCAGGCTGATCTCGCCGCGACCGTGGCTGAATTGCTGGGCTGATTGATTGGTCCGGAACTAACCGTTTATCGATTTTTACGGGAGACATAACGTGGAACTGCGTACCGAAGAAGAACAAGTTGCAGCGATCAAGGACTGGTGGAAGAAGAATGGCGGCGCATTGCTGATCGGCATCGGTGCAGCCCTGGCCATCGTCTTCGGTTGGCAGGCCTGGCAGAACCACCAGGCCGAAGAGCTGAGCCTCGCGGCTTCCAAGTATCAACAGCTGCTTACTGCGGTTAACCAGCCCGAGAACGAGGAGCAGGAAAAAACGATCGGCTTCGTCGCTAACCAGCTGCAGGACGAGCACGAGGACAGCCCTTACGCAGTCTACGGTACGTTGATACTGGCCTCTCACCAATTTTCCGAGAAGGGCGATCCGCAGGCTGCCGTGGACAGCTACAAGTGGGCACTGGCCCGTGCGCCGGAAGGTGCGCTCAAGACCGTCATCAATCAGCGCCTGGCGCAGGCACAGTTTGCGGCAGAAGAATCTGATGCCGCGTTGGAAACCCTGCGTTCGGTCGAAGATCCAGGCGAATTCAAGGCGCTTTATTCCGAGCTGGAAGGCGATATCCTGCGGGCGCAGGGCGACATGGAAGGCGCGCGTGAGGCCTACCTCGCGGCCCGTGAGGCATCGGGTCCGGCACCGAATCCAATCCTAGAGTTGAAGATGGCCGATATGGCAATTGGGGAGGATGCTTGATGCCCCTGGGCGCACGCCATATTCGATATGTTGTTCTGGGAGCTGGTCTGGCGGGTCTACTTGCCGGATGTAGTTCCAACGACACCTTCGAACAGCCCAATCCGCTTCCGGAAATCGAAAGTACGGTCTGGCTGGAGGAAGTATGGGATACCTCCATCGGCGA
The window above is part of the Marinobacter nanhaiticus D15-8W genome. Proteins encoded here:
- the pilW gene encoding type IV pilus biogenesis/stability protein PilW, which gives rise to MKSSSSTVLVARLLLLFGLLSLAGCVTTTNSPFAREADQQKAVKNYVRLGTAYISQGNYDRARDHLQRALQIDPDSPGALSAMGLIYQQEGEEELAEQSFRKAIDSDGGYTRGRLFYGAFLYGQGRYGDAREQFSRASKDTDFEDRGAIFYNLGRTQDQLGQHDAAVKSYRRAVELTRNNANYLLALSTSLIEQGNYDDAQRYYSRLAGMIQRDSKLTHSPDSLLTGLKLAHYYGDQHREASLALLLRNQYPESEQLKQYRALISNE
- a CDS encoding RodZ domain-containing protein: MNNDDAQRPPEAPALNGEVGNQLRKAREAKGMSVAQVADAQHLRPSVIQAIEEGQYEKIGSELFLKGYVRTYAEQVGLNPAEVIEALDWELEPMRQQAEEERHENPLENIERRKQRKRRVARWVMLSLLLVAVVGVGIRLLDSNMLPIGDWVGGNPPETVDEQSEGPATDDSSSMESGADEEPAQGPDEDVAGVTSGAEAPVSPEEDVSATDSATMSPEPEAVSQPEARSEGQFEESAAVPAQPETPSTEAEPSEAATPQEEPLVTSPVQDEQNEQAQGADIAEAQDTASETETADEVTTPPEEPDATADADVLSANFTGDCWVSVENGAGQTVIASLKRAGDNLRYEGQGPFRVVLGAADAATLNFNGEVVDLSRYPAPNNRVALTLGN
- the ispG gene encoding flavodoxin-dependent (E)-4-hydroxy-3-methylbut-2-enyl-diphosphate synthase, whose product is MKHESPIKRRKSRKIHVGSVPVGGDAPIAVQSMTNTETCDVNATVAQIEALQQAGADIVRVSVPTMDAAEAFSKIRQRVSVPLVADIHFDYKIALKVAEYGVDCLRINPGNIGREDRVRAVIDAAKDRNIPIRIGVNAGSLEKDLQKKYGEPTPEALVESAMRHIDILDRHDFQDFKVSLKASEVFMTVAAYRQIASQIEQPLHLGITEAGGFRSGTVKSSIGLGMLLMDGIGDTIRVSLAADPVQEIKVGYDILKSLRLRARGINFVACPSCSRQNFDVIQTMNDLEARLEDVNTSLDVAIIGCVVNGPGEAKEADLGLTGGSPRNLLYLDGKPNQKLDNENLVDSLERLIREEVERRKEREAAVIARTHD
- the hisS gene encoding histidine--tRNA ligase codes for the protein MNDILPDQSPIWQHLERTVGRVLRGYGYQEIRMPIVEQTELFKRSIGEVTDIVEKEMYTFDDRNGDSLTLRPEGTAGCVRAGEEHGLLFNQTRKLWYAGPMFRHERPQKGRYRQFHQIGVECFGMNGPDIDAELLIMTARLWKELGLGEHVRLEINSIGTSESRKAFRAALVDYLSGFRDQLDEDSKRRLETNPLRILDSKVPETQAILKDAPDLAEFLDEDSRAHFVGLQQRLDLADVPYTINSRLVRGLDYYGKTVFEWVTESLGAQGTVCAGGRYDGLVEQLGGKSTPAVGFAMGIERLVLMLDTLGVVPQTVNSDADLYVMGMGEAGEADALRVSEMLRDAMPERIIMTHCGGGSFKSQMKKADRSGARFGLLIGEDEVASRTVSVKPLRSEGEQRSVDQADLAATVAELLG
- a CDS encoding YfgM family protein, with the translated sequence MELRTEEEQVAAIKDWWKKNGGALLIGIGAALAIVFGWQAWQNHQAEELSLAASKYQQLLTAVNQPENEEQEKTIGFVANQLQDEHEDSPYAVYGTLILASHQFSEKGDPQAAVDSYKWALARAPEGALKTVINQRLAQAQFAAEESDAALETLRSVEDPGEFKALYSELEGDILRAQGDMEGAREAYLAAREASGPAPNPILELKMADMAIGEDA